In Eretmochelys imbricata isolate rEreImb1 chromosome 14, rEreImb1.hap1, whole genome shotgun sequence, a genomic segment contains:
- the LOC144274971 gene encoding olfactory receptor 14A16-like encodes MSNQTTVTEFLLLGFSDVRELQILHFMVFLVLYLAALTGNRLIIIAIALHHHLHTPMYFFLMGLSILDLGSISVTIPKSMTNSLMNNRSISYSGCVAQVFFLIFFAVADFALLTIMAYDRYVTICKPLHYETIMNRRACVQMAASAWISVILYSSLHTGNTFSITFCGGNMVDQFFCEIPQLLKLACSNSYFNEVGIIGFGVCLTLSCFVFIIVTYVQILTTVLRIPSEQGRLKTFSTCLPHLIVISMFLSTVVFAYMKPISSSPSALDLMVAVLYSVLPPVMNPIIYSIRNKEIKASLRKLTGWRLFN; translated from the coding sequence atgtccaaccaaaccaccgtgaccgagttccttctcctgggattctctgatgttcgagagctgcagattttgcacttcatggtgtttctagtgctttacctggcagccctgacaGGGAACCGTCTCATCATCATAGCCATAGCTCTTcaccaccaccttcacacccccatgtacttcttcctgatgggtttgtccatcctagacctcggctccatctctgtcaccatccccaaatctatgaccaattcccttatgaacaacaggtccatttcctattctggatgtgtcgcccaagtctttttcctcatcttctttgCTGTAGCCGACTTCGccttactcaccatcatggcgtacgatcgATATGTCAccatctgcaaaccactgcactatgagactataatgaacaggagagcttgtgtccaaatggcagccagtgcctggatcagtgtaatTCTCTATTCTTCATTGCATACTGGGAACACGTTTTCGataaccttctgtggaggcaacatggtggatcagttcttctgtgaaatcccccagctactcaAGCTCGCCTGCTCTAACTCGTACTTCAATGAAGTTGGGATTATTGGATTTGGTGTGTGTTTAACcctaagttgctttgtttttataattgtgacatatgttcagatcttgaccacggtattgagaatcccctctgagcagggccgacttaaaaccttctccacatgccttccgcacctcattgtaatttccatgtttctttccactgttgtctttgcctacatgaaacccatctccagctctccGTCAGCTCTGGATCTcatggtggctgttctctattccgtgctgccgccagtgatgaatccgatcatctacagcataaggaacaaggaaatcaaagcttccctgaggaaaCTGACTGGATGGAGGTTATTCAACTAG